The window ATTCAGCCGGTCGAACCGGATACGTGGTGTTCGGTGTCCGATACGCATCTGGTGTCACATCCCACAGATCATTTAAGCCCGGAACATTGGCAGACAAGCCGGCGCTAGCGGCTCGTGTCAGGACTGTTCGCTGTAATGCGTTTTAAATGCAGTTTCTGGCAACTCCATCCGTCAGCAACGGGCAGCAGCAGCGTACCCTGCAGTGCGGTTGAGCCATTTGTTTGCAGGAGCAGTTGATAGACGGTTTGGGTGGAAGCGACGAGGGTCAGTTTTCCGTCTGTGTACCAGCAGTCCAATGGTTGTGTGAGGGATGGATTGCCGAACAGTCGCCCGGCAAAGTGGTTGGGCGTGACGGGGAGCAGCAGCAGTCGCACGGGCTGTGCCTGTTTTTCTGTTACGAGCGAGGAGGGGGCTTCAATGCGAGTCGTTTCGATGGAGGACGCGCCGATCCAGTCTCCGGCCGGCATGGGTAATGTTTCTGAGATATCGTTTCGCTCATAGCAGAGAAACAGCGTGGGAATGTGGCTGAGCGTGCCTTCCTGCCAGGCGCAGGTAATCAGCTCTATTTTGCCCGAAGTGTTTAGATCGGCGGCGACAAAGGTTCCTTGACCCTCGGATTGATGAGTGATGCGTTCTTTCAGTGCGTCGGACAGCATCCAGCGGGATTCATCAAAAAAGGAGCCGTTGCGCTCAAACAGCAGGGTATTCGGGGCGCGAAAGACCATGATGCCTTCGTTGCTTTCCAATGGATAATCCTGCAGCCACGAAAAGGAATGGTCGCCCTGTCCCATGCGTAATTTGCTGAGCATGACAAACTGTTCACAGCGCTGCTGCTGCCGGGTGGCGGCATGGATCGATAAGACGCTACAAAGATTCAGGAACAGTAGGCATAGGACGCAGCGATTCATTGCCCGTTGGACTCCAGTTCGTTCTGTGCGGCTTGCCAGCACATCAGCGCACAGCGAATACGACTGCGATGCCGCCGCACAGACGTCAGCGCCGTAATATCGCCCCACACAGATGGATCCAGTTCAGTCGATGTGGGTAGTGCGGTTAATAACGTCGCTATATGTTCCGTCGCATCGGATATGTTCCTTCCGATGAGCCAGTCATGCATCAATGAGAAGGAGGCCAGACTGATCGAACATCCATGGCCACAGAACGTCATGTCTGTGATGGTCCCGCCTTCCATGTGCAACTGCATGCGATACATATCGCCGCAGGACGTGTTTTCCACAGAAATGGTCATGGCAGGATCAGCGACGGGGCACAGTCCATGAGGATTCCGATAATGCTGCATAATGATTTCGCGCGCGCTCTGCTGGGTCATTTTTTGTAAACCTTTACTGCCTCTTGCAAGGCGTTGATGAGTGGCGGGATATCCTGTTCATCGTTGTACAGG of the Spartobacteria bacterium genome contains:
- a CDS encoding SUF system NifU family Fe-S cluster assembly protein, whose amino-acid sequence is MTQQSAREIIMQHYRNPHGLCPVADPAMTISVENTSCGDMYRMQLHMEGGTITDMTFCGHGCSISLASFSLMHDWLIGRNISDATEHIATLLTALPTSTELDPSVWGDITALTSVRRHRSRIRCALMCWQAAQNELESNGQ